The genomic window GCCTTGAACAGAATTTTTTTGAGGTTTAACACGATATCGGTGACATCCTCCACCACACCGTCAATGGTGGCGAACTCGTGCATGGCGCCGTCCACTTTGATGGAAGTGATGGCCGCGCCTTCGAGCGAGCTCAAAAGCACGCGGCGGAGCGAGTTGCCGATGGTGTAGCCGTAACCGGTTTCAAACGGTTCGGCGACAAACTTGGCATAGGTTTCAGTGGCGGTTGAATCTTCCCGGGTCAACCGTTTGGGCATTTCGAAACGACCTAGACGTACTGGCATAGTTTTCCTTTCAACAATTTTAAACTGATTCTTCCGGCTCGTTATTCCCGCGTGCCGGAACAACCCATATAATTGTTTGGGGTGAAGAAGCGATGGGACAATGAAGCATTGCGCCGGCAACAGTCCAAGATTCCAACATTCCAACACTCCGTTTTCATTTGATTAGCGGGAATAAAATTCGACGACGGCCTGCTCGTTGGCAATCGGTTGGATCTCGTCACGGGACGGGATGCGCATCACGACGCCTTTGAACGCGTCTTTGTTCAACGAGAGCCAATCCGGCACCGCGCGGCTGGTGGCGACTTCCAAACTCTTGGTCGCCAGTTGCCGGGAGACGGTGGAGTCCTTGACTTCGACCACATCATTCACCTTCAGCGCGTAAGACGAAATGCTCACCTTGCGGCCATTCACCTTGACGTGACCGTGACCGACCATCTGTCGCGCTGCGGCACGGGTATTACCAAATCCGAAGTGAAAAACGACGTTATCCAATCGCGTCTCCAAAATCTGCAGCATCGTCTCGCCAGTGACGCCGCGTCGCTTCAGCGCGCGTTCGTACACGCCGCGGAACTGGCGTTCCATCAAACCGTAGTAGTAACGCAGCTTCTGCTTCTCAATCAGACCCAAACCGTAATCCGTGTGCTTGCGGCGCGCGGATTTGGGACCATGCACGCCCGGGCCGTAATTTTTACGTTCCAGATATTTTGACGGGCCGAAGATCGGCGTGCCGAAACGACGGCTGATGCGAACACGAGGACCTGTATAACGAGCCATACTTAAAGTTGAGAGTTGAGTGTTGAGTGTTACACGCGGCGTTTCTTGCGGGGACGACACCCATTATGCGGCACCGGTGTGACGTCCTTGATGGTGGTGATTTCCAGACCAATCGCCTGCAAGGCGCGGATGGCGGATTCGCGACCTGAACCCGGGCCTTTGACACGGACTTCAATCTCCCTCATGCCGTGCGACATGGCCTGCCGGGCGGCGTCCTGCGCCACCTGTTGCGCGGCGTAGGCGGTGCTCTTGCGCGAACCCTTGAAGGAAACCCGGCCGGCACTCGACCAACCCAACAGATTCCCGTGGAGGTCGGTGATGGTTACCAAGGTGTTATTGAAAGTGGCAAGGATATGCGCGATCCCTGAAGTAATATTTTTAGCGCCCTTTGCCTTGATGACTTTTTTGCCAGCAAGGTCGTCGGCGAGCAACTCAGCCGCGGTCGGGGCAACACCTGCCGCAGCCGGGGCAACGCCTGCTACTGGTTCCGCCGGCTTGTTCGCTTCCGCGCCTGCGACGGGCGGTGCGCCTTTCTTTTGCGCCTTGGGGGCGGCTCCATCGGCACCGGATTTTTCGACGGGTTTTTCTTCAGCGGCCGCCGGAGCGGGCTTGCCCTCTTTTTTTGACGGCGACTTCTTTTTTGGTTCTTCAGCCATAATAATAATTAGTGGATGCCTGTCTTAGCCTCAGGGTTGCGCTGGACGCCGACGGTCTTGCGCGGGCCTTTGCGGGTGCGGGCATTGGTGGAGGTGCGCTGGCCGCGCACGGGCAAGCCGCGCAAGTGCCGGATGCCGCGGTAGCTCTTGATGCCTTGCAGCCGCTTTAGGTTCATGCCGATTTCCCGGCGCAAATCGCCTTCGATGACGTACTTGCCGTCCTGGATGGCATGCACAATCTGGGATAACTGTTGTTCGTCCAGGTTCTTGGCGCGGATGCTGGGGTCAATTTTCGCTTTCTCCAGAATGACCTTCGCGTTGCTGGGACCGATGCCGTAAACGTAACGGAGCGCGATGTCGATGCGCTTTTCTCCGGGAATCTCTACTCCAATGATGCGTGCCATAAACTCTTATCCCTGTCGTTGTTTGTGGCGTCGATTCGTGCAAATGACACGAATGACGCCCTTGCGTTTGATGACTTTGCAATGCTCACAAAGTTTTTTGACCGACGCGCGAACTTTCATACTTAAATTTGTTTCTGTTCCAAAGTAATACAGCCTTTCGACAAATCGTAAGGCGACATTTCCAACGTCACTTTGTCTCCGGGCACAAACCGCGCAAAGTTCAGTCGCATTTTACCCGACACATGCGCCAGCACCCGATGTCCATTGGACAATTCCACCCGATACATCGTGTTCGGGAGGACTTCGACTACCGCACCTTCAAGGCGGATGGCATCTTCTCGGGCCATGTCAAAATCTCCGGTTCTGATTCCGTCACCAAAACCGTATGCTCAAAATGGGCGGATAGTGAACCATCTTGCGTCACCACTGTCCAGCCATCATTTAGGACTTTTACCGCTGCCGTCCCCGCGTTGACCATCGGCTCAATGGCCAGCGTCATGCCCGGTTGCAACTTCTGATTGGCCTTGCTGTCCACATAGTTCGGCACTTGCGGGTCCTCATGCATCGAACGCCCCACCCCGTGACCGACGAATTCCCGGACGACATTGTATCCGTTGCCTTCGACAAACCTCTGGATGGCGCGGGAAATATCACTAACCCGCTTGCCCGGAACGGCCTGGGCGATTCCTTCGTACAACGCCCGTTCCGTCACGTCCATCAACCGCTGTGCCGCAACGCCGCAGCCACCCACCGCCACCGTCCGCGCCGTGTCGCCGATGAACCCGTTGTAAACCACGCCCACATCCAGACTGATGATGTCCCCGAACGTCACCCGCCGTTCATTAGCCAGGCCGTGCACCACCTGCTCGTTCACGGAAATACACATGTTGCACGGAAACTTTCGATAACCCAAAAACGCGCTCTTCGCGCCGTGGCTTCGAATCCGTTCAGCAGCGAACAGGTCGATCTGTCGCGTCGTCACTCCCGGTCGGATGAACGCCGAAACTTCCTCGAGCACCGTGCTGGCGACGGCGCAAGCCGGTCGCATCGCCGCAAGGTCCCGTTCGCTTTTTAGAATGATCATGGTCGCTGGCCTAAAACCGACCCTTGAGACGACCCTTCTTCAAGAACCCATCGTAATGCCGCATCAAGAGGTGCGATTCCATCTGCCGCATCGTATCCAACAACACACCCACCGTGATCAACATGCTGGTGCCGCCAAAGAATTGCGCCACGGGGTAGGGCACCGTCATCTCGCGATACAACAGAATCGGGATCACCGCAATGACCGTCAAAAAGATCGCGCCCGCCAGCGTGATCCGGTGCATTGAATTGTGCAGGAAATTGCTCGTGCCCTGCCCCGGTCGCACGCCCGGAATGTAGCCGCCGTTTTTCTTCAGGTCGTCGGCGATCTGCAATTCGTTGAACTGCGTCGCCACCCAGAAATAGGAGAAGAACAGAATCATCAGAGCGTACAATGAAATATACACAAAAGCTCCCTCTTGCAGGTAACGGGAAATGTCCACCAGGAATTTCAAATTCAGACTTTGTCCCAAGAATTGAAATATTTTCTGCGGAAACATCAGGATGGCTTGTGCGAAAATAACCGGCATGACGCCGGCATAATTCACCCGCAACGGCAGAAACGAACTGCCGCCGGAGTAAACCTTGCGCCCTACCGCGCGTTGCGCGTACTGCACGGGAATTTTCCGCTGCGCTTGTGTCACGGCGATGACGCCAGCAATCACTCCAGCCAGAAGCAGTACCAACGCGATGGCGTGACCGAGGTTGAATTTCGATTCCATTCCGCCGCCGGGAAAAAACATGTCCTTCACGCCCACTACCGCCTGCGGCAGACGCGCCAGAATACCGATTGTAATCACCAGCGAAACTCCATTGCCGATGCCGCGGTCGGTGATTTGTTCCCCCAACCACATCAACAGCAATGTACCAGTAGTCAGTATCAATACCGTCTGAATGCGATACCAAAGCATGCTGTCGTACATCACGAGTTTGCCAACGAAGCCGGGAAAAACACTGGCCGGGTTTTCCCAACCAATCGCCATCACCAACCCCTGCCCAAGACACAGAATCACCGTCAAATAGCGTCCGTACTGGATCATTTTGGCGCGGCCTCCCTCTTCGCGCGCCAGTTTGCTCAACGTGGGAACGACAGCCGTGAGCAATTGAATGATGATCGTGGCGCTGATGTAGGGCATGATCCCCAAAGCACCGACGGCGCAATGTTCCAACGCACCTCCGGTGAACATGCTGTACATCCCCAGCAGCGAGTTGCCGGACTTGGCCGCAGTTTTGAAATATTCCGTCAGTGCCGCTCCATCCAATCCGGGAATCCGAATCAACGCCGACAACCGGCAAATTCCCAAAACCGCCAGCGTAAAAATAATCCGCGATTTGAGTTCCGGAATCTTGAAACAATTCCGAAAGGTGTTGGCGATGGCGGATAACATGCGCGGTGCAGGAGGAGTGGATCGCTAGGCCGGAGTCGGTTCGTCCTTCTTGCGGCCGGCGATTTCGCACGTTCCGCCCAGCCCCTCGATCTTCGTGCGAGCCGAGGCGCTGAAGGCGTGGGCATTGACGGTCAGTTTTTTTGAGAGTTCGCCCTGGCCAAGAATTTTTACACCCGCGCCGCGGCCATTTGCCAGACCCACGCTGCGAAAGGCCGTTTCATCCACCCGCGCGCCGTCGTCAAACTTGTTCAAGTCGCCCACGTTCACCGGGATGTAGCTCACCGTATGGCGGGCATTGTTGAAGCCGCGCTTGGGAATGCGCCGTATCAACGGCATCTGACCGCCTTCAAAACCGATGCGGATCGAGCTGCCAGATCGCGCAGTCTGACCCTTGCCACCGCGACCGCTGGTTTTTCCGTGACCACTGGATTCACCCTGGCCAAGCCGCTTGCGACGGTGCTTGGCGCCGGGACGGGGTTTAAGATCGTGTAAGCGCATAAATTCAGGCGGTGGTCGCCGCGGTCTCCTCAGTCTTCTCAATTTTCTCCGGTCGCTTCAGGGACAGGCCGCGACCACGATAAATTTCCTCCCGCAGACGAAGTCGTTGCAGACCGGTGAGCGTCGCTTTGACGACATTGGCCGGATTGCTTGAGCCGAGGGATTTGCTCAATACATCCTTGATGCCGACGGATTCCAGCAAGGCCCGGACCGTCTTGCCAGCAATAACTCCGGTGCCGGGAGAAGCGGGACGCAATAAAATATGCGCGCCACAATAGTGGGATTGGATTTCGTGCGGGATGGTATTGTCTCTGATGGCGATCTTCACCATATTCGAACGAGCGAACTCGCCACCCTTGCGGATGGCATCCGCCACCTCGCTCGATTTGCCCAAACCGATGCCGACGCTGCCCTGCTTGTCCCCCACCACCACCAGAGCACTGAAGCTGAAACGGCGGCCGCCTTTGACGACTTTGGAATTGCGGTTGATAAAAACCACCTTTTCGGAAACCTCAGCCGCCGGTTTTCCGTCGATTAAAAGTTCGGCAACCTCCGGCGGCCCTTTGCCGCGACGCGGACCCCGGCCACCGCCACCGCGTCCGCCGCTGCCGCGCCCGCCGCTAATGCTGTCTTTGTTTATTTCAGCCACAGATGTATCTCCTGGTTAAATTAGAATTGCAATCCGGCTTCCCGCGCCGCATCGGCCAGGGCTTTGACCTTGCCATGAAAACGCGCGCCACTGCGGTCGAACACGATTTGTCTGATGCCCTTGCTCTGGGCCGCTTCCGCCGCCAGCGCGCCGATGCGCTTGGCGCTGGTTACATTCGCGCGGAGTTTGTCCCGGTCGGGTATCGACTTGCTCACTGTCGACGCCGAGGCCAGCGTCACACCCGCCGTGTCATCCACAAACTGGACGCAAATATTCTTGTTGGTAAAGCGGACGCTCATCCGGGGGCGTTCCTTCGTGCCAACGATTTTCTTGCGAATGCGCCAATGACGCAATTTCGCCAATCTTTGTTTTGTTTCCGTTCTCATTTCAATGGGTCACGGGTTTGGCCATGACTTTTCACTTTGCAAATCTTGTTATTGAACCGTTTTGCCTTCCTTGCGCACGACCTTCTCACCTACGTAGCGCACGCCTTTGCCCTTGTACGGTTCAGGCGGATAGAAGCTGCGAATTTCCGACGCCACTTGTCCCACCACCTGTTTGTCCGGACCTTCGATCGTCAACTTTGTGTTTTCCACCACTGTCACCTTGATCTGGTCAGGTATTTGATAAAGGATGGGATGCGAGAAGCCGAGGCTCAGGTTGACGTTCTTCCCTTGCACCGCAGCTTTGAAACCGACGCCCTGAATCTCCAATTGCTTGGAAAACCCTTCACTCACACCTTTTATCATGTTGTTGAGAATCGAACGGCTCAACCCGTGGAGCGCCTTGTCCTGCGCAGCCTCGCCTTGGCGACTCACAACCACATTGGCACCTTCAACTTTGGCCGACGCGCGGCTCGGCAATTCAAAATCGAGTTTTCCCTTAGGCCCTTCGACATGCACACGCTGGCCTTTGACATCCACTTTCACCTTGGGCGGAATGACAATCGGCTGTTTTCCAATTCTTGACATAAAAACTAAGGACAAAAAGTTACCAAACGTAGCAGAGCAACTCGCCGCCGAGATTTTGTTTGCGGGCCTCGATGCCGGTCATGACGCCCTGCGATGTCGAAACAATCGCCATGCCCATGCCCCCCAACACGCGGGGAATTTCGGTGGCGCCGACGTACCGGCGCAAACCTGGCGTGCTCACGCGGCGTAATCCCTCGATCACGCCCTTGCGGCCCTGATATTTGAGCTTCAATTTGATCTTCTTAAAGGGTTTCCCCTCAACCGCCACTTCGGCGATGTAACCTTCCCGCTTCAGGATGTTCGCAATGCTTGCCTTCATCTTGGAATGCGGCAGTTCAACGACGGGCAGCAACGCGCTGTTGGCGTTGCGGATGCGGGTCAACATGTCGGAAATCGTGTCTGTCATAAAATCACCAACTGGCTTTCGTCACGCCGGGAATCAAACCATTCATCGCCGCTTCGCGGAACGTCATGCGCGAACAGTTGAACTTGCGCAGATACCCGTGTCGCCGTCCGCTCATCTCGCAGCGATTCACGACGCGCGAAGGACTGGCGTTGCGCGGCAGTTTGCTCAACCCGGCGTAATCCCGCCTGGCCTTCAACTCCGCCCGCATTGCGGCGTACTTTTTAACGGTTTCGCGCTTCTTCTTGTTGCGCTCTATCCATGCTTGCTTGGCCATAAATCATCTTCCTTCGGCAAACGGCATGCCCATCATTTTCAACAGGTCCAAGGCTTCCGCATCGGTGCGAGCGCTGGTCACAATCGTGATGTCCATGCCCTGTTGCCGTTTAATCTTGTCCAGTTCAATCTCCGGAAAAATCGTCTGATCCGAGACGCCCAACGAATAATTCCCGCGTCCGTCAAATGAACGGGTTGAGATGCCGCGAAAGTCGCGGATGCCCGGCAACGCCACGGCGATCAGCCGGTCAAAAAACTCATACATGACTTCGCGTCGCAACGTCACCCGGCAACCGATGGCCTGGCCCTCGCGCAATTTGAAGTTCGCGATGCTTTTGCGCGACTTGCTGATGACCGGTTTGCGCCCGGTGATCACACTCAGGTCTTTCGCGGCGTCCTCGACGGCGCCCTTTTCCGACGAAGCGCTCACGCCCATGTTGACGACGATCTTCTGAATGCGCGGCACCTGGTTAACATTCTTGTACCGCTGCTTCTCGATCAAAGCCGGCCGCACTTCGTTCATGTACTTTTCGTAAAGTCTTGGTTTCATTTCGCTGTTTCCCGGATTTTGCCGGAGCGTTTTTCCTATTTCTTAATCGTAATCTTAATCTGAATCTTAATCAGGCCTCTGCCGTCACCGCGGTGCCGTGTCGGGCCGCGCGCGCATCAAAGTTTTCCGCCTTCATCACATTGGATATGTGAACCGAGCCTTCACGCTCAATGATGGCACCCTGCGGATGTTGCTGGCTCTTGCGCATGTGCTTCTTGATCATTTGCACGCCTTCCACAATCACGCGTTGCTTCTTGGCCAGGATGGTGATGATCTTGCCGCGCTTGCCTTTTTCAGTGCCGGCAATCACCACCACTTCATCGCCTTTTTTTACATGAAATCTTGTCATAACTTCAAATCACTTCCGGCGCCAGCGAAACAATTTTCATGAACTTTTTGTCCCGCAACTCGCGGGCGACCGGGCCGAAAATGCGCGTTCCCCGGGGATTGTTTTCCTGGTCAATGATGACAATGGCGTTGCTGTCGAACCGGAGATACGAACCATCGCTGCGGCGGATCGGCTGGCGCGTGCGCACCACCACCGCATCCACGACTTCGCCTTTTTTGACGGTGCCATCCGGTGACGCTTCCTTGATGTGGGCCTTGATGACGTCGCCGATGCCGGCATAGGCCTGATTGCGGCCGATCACGCCGATTGCCGCGGCGCGTTTTGCGCCCGTATTGTCAGCCACATCTAAAATGGAACGGATTTGTAACATAAATTTCCCGAATCGCTCAGCCTACCACCGGAGCGGCATCAGTATTGCGCCCGATGACTTCCACCAGACGCCAGCGTTTGGTTTTGGACATCGGACGGGTTTCCTGAATCCGCACGTGGTCGCCCACGCCGGCTTCGTTCTTCTCATCGTGCGCGTAAAATTTGCTGTAGCCGGTGACGACCTTCTTGAAGCGCGGATGTTGAAAGCGGCGCTCCACCTCCACCACGATGGTCTTGGCCATCTTGTTGGAGATGACCTTGCCCTCGCGCTCCTTGCGGTGGCCGCGCTTTACTGGCTCTGTATTTGCAGTTTCTACCATAGACAATTTTCTCACGCCGCCTGCTTCCGCATTTGGGTCATACGCGTTTCGATCCGCGCAATGTCCTTGCGCAAAAGCCGCAGGCGGTTCGGCTTTTCCAACTGGCCGCCGGTTTGTTGCAACCGCAGGTTGAACATCTCCTGCCGCAAATCACGGCTCTTGGCCGTCAATTCGACCGGCGTCAAATCTTTCAGTTCCGACATCTTCATGCTTCACTCCAGACTAACCGATTTTGTGGCGCGAAATAAACTTGGTCTTGATCGGCAGCTTGGTCGCCGCCAGCCGCAAGGATTCGCGCGCCACCGCTTCCGTCACGCCATCCACTTCAAACAGCACATTGGCCGGGCGAATCACCGCCACCCACGATTCCAGCGGCCCTTTGCCTTTGCCCATCCGCGTTTCGAGTGGCTTCTTAGTGTACGATTTGTCCGGGAAAATCCGGATCCACATTTTGCCGCGTCGCTTCATGTTGCGGTTGATCGCCACGCGCGCCGCCTCAATCTGCTTCGTGTCGAGCCAGCAGCGCTCCAGCGACTGCAAGCCGTACTCGCCGAACGCCACGGTCTGGCCGCGTGAGGCCATCCCCGTGCGACTGCCGCGGTGCATTTTGCGATACTTAACTCTGGCGGGCATCAATGGCATAAAGAATCCTTCGCAATAAAATCAACTGCCGGTTTCACCGGTCATTGAGGTGGCAGGCTTTTCCTCCTTGTGTTCACCTTTGCAGATCCAGCATTTGATTCCCAGTTTGCCGTAAACGGTGTTGGCTTCGGCAAAACCGTAGTCAATGTTCGCGCGCAAGGTATGCAGCGGCACGCGGCCTTGATGATACTGCTCCACCCGGGCGATTTCCGCGCCGCCCAATCGGCCGGCACAACGCAGCTTGACCCCTTCCGCGCCAAAATCCATCGTGGTTTGCAAGGCTTTCTTCATGGCGCGACGAAAAGAAACGCGCCTCTCCAACTGCAGCGCGACATTTTCCGCGACGAGTTGCGCGTCAAGTTCCGGCTGCTTGATTTCCTGGATGTCCACATAAACTTCCTTGCCGGTCATGCGGCTCAATTCTTCCTTGAGCTTGTCAATCTCAGCGCCTTTGCGGCCGATCACCACGCCGGGGCGGGCGGTGAAAATGGTGATGCGGCAACGATTGGCGGCGCGTTCGATCTGAATGCGCGGGACGGACGCCGATTCAAGCTTCTTCTTGAGAACGTCGCGAATCTGGCGATCTTCCGAGAGCAGCTTGCCGAATTCTTTTTTCTCGGCGAACCACTTGGAACGCCAGTCCCGCGTAACGGGCAGGCGAAAGCCGACTGGATTTGTTTTTTGACCCATAGTTCAGTTATTCGTCTGACAAAATGATTTTGATGTGACAACTCCGTTTCAAGATCGGACCCGCCGATCCGCGCGCCTTGGGAATCATGCGTTTGATCGTCGTCGCTGTGCCTGCCACGGCTTCCTTGATCCAAAGGCTGTCCGTATCCATATCCCGGTATTCTTCTTTGTGTTCCTTGAGGTCGTCCGCGTTGGCGATTGCCGACTTCAAGGTCTTGGCGACAAAGCGGGCGGACTTGCGCGGCACAGCAGCGAGGATCGACTGTGCCTGACGGGCCGGCAGCCCTTGAATCTGGCGCACGACTTCGCGCATCTTCTGCGCCGACATGCGCACGTTCTTGGTGATGGCCTGAACTTCCATAAAATTATTTTGCTTCGGCCTTGGCCGTGTGAGCGCCGTGTTTCTTGAATATGCGGGTCAACGAAAACTCACCGAGTCGATGGCCCACCATGTTTTCCGTGACGAACACCGGATTAAAAATCTTGCCATTGTGCACGTTGAACGTGTGCCCCACGAACTCCGGCGTGATCATCGACCGCCGCGACCACGTCTTGATCGGCTTCTTGGCGCCAGCCGCATTGAGCTTCTGGATTTTCTCCATCAGATGGCCATCGACAAACGGCCCTTTTTTAATTGAACGTCCCATAGTCTGAAAATTTATTTCTGTTTCATTGGCCGCCCATCGCGCCGCACCAGAATGAATCGATTGGTCCACTTGCTCCGGGTGCGGGTCTTGTAACCCTTCGTGATCACGCCCCACGGCGTCACGGGAT from Verrucomicrobiota bacterium includes these protein-coding regions:
- the rpsD gene encoding 30S ribosomal protein S4, which encodes MARYTGPRVRISRRFGTPIFGPSKYLERKNYGPGVHGPKSARRKHTDYGLGLIEKQKLRYYYGLMERQFRGVYERALKRRGVTGETMLQILETRLDNVVFHFGFGNTRAAARQMVGHGHVKVNGRKVSISSYALKVNDVVEVKDSTVSRQLATKSLEVATSRAVPDWLSLNKDAFKGVVMRIPSRDEIQPIANEQAVVEFYSR
- the rpsK gene encoding 30S ribosomal protein S11; the encoded protein is MAEEPKKKSPSKKEGKPAPAAAEEKPVEKSGADGAAPKAQKKGAPPVAGAEANKPAEPVAGVAPAAAGVAPTAAELLADDLAGKKVIKAKGAKNITSGIAHILATFNNTLVTITDLHGNLLGWSSAGRVSFKGSRKSTAYAAQQVAQDAARQAMSHGMREIEVRVKGPGSGRESAIRALQAIGLEITTIKDVTPVPHNGCRPRKKRRV
- the rpsM gene encoding 30S ribosomal protein S13 produces the protein MARIIGVEIPGEKRIDIALRYVYGIGPSNAKVILEKAKIDPSIRAKNLDEQQLSQIVHAIQDGKYVIEGDLRREIGMNLKRLQGIKSYRGIRHLRGLPVRGQRTSTNARTRKGPRKTVGVQRNPEAKTGIH
- the rpmJ gene encoding 50S ribosomal protein L36, translated to MKVRASVKKLCEHCKVIKRKGVIRVICTNRRHKQRQG
- the infA gene encoding translation initiation factor IF-1 is translated as MAREDAIRLEGAVVEVLPNTMYRVELSNGHRVLAHVSGKMRLNFARFVPGDKVTLEMSPYDLSKGCITLEQKQI
- the map gene encoding type I methionyl aminopeptidase, whose amino-acid sequence is MIILKSERDLAAMRPACAVASTVLEEVSAFIRPGVTTRQIDLFAAERIRSHGAKSAFLGYRKFPCNMCISVNEQVVHGLANERRVTFGDIISLDVGVVYNGFIGDTARTVAVGGCGVAAQRLMDVTERALYEGIAQAVPGKRVSDISRAIQRFVEGNGYNVVREFVGHGVGRSMHEDPQVPNYVDSKANQKLQPGMTLAIEPMVNAGTAAVKVLNDGWTVVTQDGSLSAHFEHTVLVTESEPEILTWPEKMPSALKVR
- the secY gene encoding preprotein translocase subunit SecY codes for the protein MLSAIANTFRNCFKIPELKSRIIFTLAVLGICRLSALIRIPGLDGAALTEYFKTAAKSGNSLLGMYSMFTGGALEHCAVGALGIMPYISATIIIQLLTAVVPTLSKLAREEGGRAKMIQYGRYLTVILCLGQGLVMAIGWENPASVFPGFVGKLVMYDSMLWYRIQTVLILTTGTLLLMWLGEQITDRGIGNGVSLVITIGILARLPQAVVGVKDMFFPGGGMESKFNLGHAIALVLLLAGVIAGVIAVTQAQRKIPVQYAQRAVGRKVYSGGSSFLPLRVNYAGVMPVIFAQAILMFPQKIFQFLGQSLNLKFLVDISRYLQEGAFVYISLYALMILFFSYFWVATQFNELQIADDLKKNGGYIPGVRPGQGTSNFLHNSMHRITLAGAIFLTVIAVIPILLYREMTVPYPVAQFFGGTSMLITVGVLLDTMRQMESHLLMRHYDGFLKKGRLKGRF
- the rplO gene encoding 50S ribosomal protein L15: MRLHDLKPRPGAKHRRKRLGQGESSGHGKTSGRGGKGQTARSGSSIRIGFEGGQMPLIRRIPKRGFNNARHTVSYIPVNVGDLNKFDDGARVDETAFRSVGLANGRGAGVKILGQGELSKKLTVNAHAFSASARTKIEGLGGTCEIAGRKKDEPTPA
- the rpsE gene encoding 30S ribosomal protein S5, which codes for MSGGRGSGGRGGGGRGPRRGKGPPEVAELLIDGKPAAEVSEKVVFINRNSKVVKGGRRFSFSALVVVGDKQGSVGIGLGKSSEVADAIRKGGEFARSNMVKIAIRDNTIPHEIQSHYCGAHILLRPASPGTGVIAGKTVRALLESVGIKDVLSKSLGSSNPANVVKATLTGLQRLRLREEIYRGRGLSLKRPEKIEKTEETAATTA
- a CDS encoding 50S ribosomal protein L18 yields the protein MRTETKQRLAKLRHWRIRKKIVGTKERPRMSVRFTNKNICVQFVDDTAGVTLASASTVSKSIPDRDKLRANVTSAKRIGALAAEAAQSKGIRQIVFDRSGARFHGKVKALADAAREAGLQF
- the rplF gene encoding 50S ribosomal protein L6, whose translation is MSRIGKQPIVIPPKVKVDVKGQRVHVEGPKGKLDFELPSRASAKVEGANVVVSRQGEAAQDKALHGLSRSILNNMIKGVSEGFSKQLEIQGVGFKAAVQGKNVNLSLGFSHPILYQIPDQIKVTVVENTKLTIEGPDKQVVGQVASEIRSFYPPEPYKGKGVRYVGEKVVRKEGKTVQ
- the rpsH gene encoding 30S ribosomal protein S8, producing MTDTISDMLTRIRNANSALLPVVELPHSKMKASIANILKREGYIAEVAVEGKPFKKIKLKLKYQGRKGVIEGLRRVSTPGLRRYVGATEIPRVLGGMGMAIVSTSQGVMTGIEARKQNLGGELLCYVW
- the rpsN gene encoding 30S ribosomal protein S14; this translates as MAKQAWIERNKKKRETVKKYAAMRAELKARRDYAGLSKLPRNASPSRVVNRCEMSGRRHGYLRKFNCSRMTFREAAMNGLIPGVTKASW
- the rplE gene encoding 50S ribosomal protein L5; translated protein: MKPRLYEKYMNEVRPALIEKQRYKNVNQVPRIQKIVVNMGVSASSEKGAVEDAAKDLSVITGRKPVISKSRKSIANFKLREGQAIGCRVTLRREVMYEFFDRLIAVALPGIRDFRGISTRSFDGRGNYSLGVSDQTIFPEIELDKIKRQQGMDITIVTSARTDAEALDLLKMMGMPFAEGR
- a CDS encoding 50S ribosomal protein L24 — protein: MTRFHVKKGDEVVVIAGTEKGKRGKIITILAKKQRVIVEGVQMIKKHMRKSQQHPQGAIIEREGSVHISNVMKAENFDARAARHGTAVTAEA
- the rplN gene encoding 50S ribosomal protein L14, translated to MLQIRSILDVADNTGAKRAAAIGVIGRNQAYAGIGDVIKAHIKEASPDGTVKKGEVVDAVVVRTRQPIRRSDGSYLRFDSNAIVIIDQENNPRGTRIFGPVARELRDKKFMKIVSLAPEVI
- the rpsQ gene encoding 30S ribosomal protein S17; amino-acid sequence: MVETANTEPVKRGHRKEREGKVISNKMAKTIVVEVERRFQHPRFKKVVTGYSKFYAHDEKNEAGVGDHVRIQETRPMSKTKRWRLVEVIGRNTDAAPVVG
- the rpmC gene encoding 50S ribosomal protein L29: MKMSELKDLTPVELTAKSRDLRQEMFNLRLQQTGGQLEKPNRLRLLRKDIARIETRMTQMRKQAA
- the rplP gene encoding 50S ribosomal protein L16: MPLMPARVKYRKMHRGSRTGMASRGQTVAFGEYGLQSLERCWLDTKQIEAARVAINRNMKRRGKMWIRIFPDKSYTKKPLETRMGKGKGPLESWVAVIRPANVLFEVDGVTEAVARESLRLAATKLPIKTKFISRHKIG
- the rpsC gene encoding 30S ribosomal protein S3, coding for MGQKTNPVGFRLPVTRDWRSKWFAEKKEFGKLLSEDRQIRDVLKKKLESASVPRIQIERAANRCRITIFTARPGVVIGRKGAEIDKLKEELSRMTGKEVYVDIQEIKQPELDAQLVAENVALQLERRVSFRRAMKKALQTTMDFGAEGVKLRCAGRLGGAEIARVEQYHQGRVPLHTLRANIDYGFAEANTVYGKLGIKCWICKGEHKEEKPATSMTGETGS
- the rplV gene encoding 50S ribosomal protein L22; the encoded protein is MEVQAITKNVRMSAQKMREVVRQIQGLPARQAQSILAAVPRKSARFVAKTLKSAIANADDLKEHKEEYRDMDTDSLWIKEAVAGTATTIKRMIPKARGSAGPILKRSCHIKIILSDE
- the rpsS gene encoding 30S ribosomal protein S19, translating into MGRSIKKGPFVDGHLMEKIQKLNAAGAKKPIKTWSRRSMITPEFVGHTFNVHNGKIFNPVFVTENMVGHRLGEFSLTRIFKKHGAHTAKAEAK